Proteins from a single region of Sphaerochaeta globosa str. Buddy:
- a CDS encoding cytochrome c biogenesis CcdA family protein: MAYFTAFLEGIISFISPCILPILPLYFSYLAGGVVQKDQEKGVLLKNSIAFVVGFTILFVALGAASTTVGKYLSTHLLLLNRIGGVLVILFALNNLGFVLIPALNDNHKVQMKSLKNMNIPKSMLFGLVFAIGWTPCVGPLLGSALMMAANAELVYKGMLTLFFYAMGLAIPFLFSALLLEQLEGVFSTIKKHAKLITIISGLFLLAFGVALTLGFNPAALFL; this comes from the coding sequence ATGGCATACTTTACCGCATTCCTCGAAGGAATAATCAGTTTCATAAGTCCCTGCATTCTGCCCATCCTGCCACTGTATTTTTCCTACCTTGCAGGCGGGGTGGTTCAGAAAGACCAAGAGAAGGGTGTTCTGCTTAAAAACAGCATTGCCTTCGTCGTCGGGTTCACGATTCTTTTTGTTGCCCTCGGGGCAGCTTCGACAACGGTAGGAAAGTACCTAAGCACACACCTGTTGCTGCTCAACCGCATCGGCGGGGTTCTTGTCATTCTTTTCGCCCTCAATAATCTGGGATTCGTCCTCATTCCGGCTCTCAACGATAATCACAAAGTCCAGATGAAAAGTCTGAAAAATATGAACATACCCAAATCGATGTTGTTCGGTCTGGTGTTCGCCATCGGATGGACTCCGTGCGTCGGGCCGCTGTTGGGCTCGGCCCTCATGATGGCTGCGAATGCAGAACTTGTGTATAAGGGGATGCTCACCCTGTTCTTCTATGCAATGGGGTTGGCAATTCCTTTTCTCTTTTCAGCCCTTTTGCTGGAGCAGCTCGAAGGTGTGTTTTCAACCATCAAGAAGCATGCCAAACTCATCACCATCATAAGCGGACTGTTCCTTTTGGCCTTCGGCGTTGCCTTGACCCTTGGATTCAACCCAGCCGCACTCTTTTTATAG
- a CDS encoding TlpA family protein disulfide reductase, with protein sequence MHKKSRNLIILVLSFVALIVVASVAYNQLRDSTPSVSFTPQVVAVPGSDAKPKVQTNISEPVPAKAEEIQTKEVGQEPTATTQGPEEEPRMPNIPLFTLDGNETTFAQVSQGKPVVINYFASWCPPCKQELPHFQKEYDTYKDQISFIFLDALDGQRETLETVKAFIRDFPFTGPVYYDEGLFAYIFQTNSLPTTVFINADGTLANGYLGFVSESVLQENLDSLLTQE encoded by the coding sequence ATGCATAAGAAATCTCGCAATCTGATTATATTGGTCCTTTCGTTTGTCGCTCTCATTGTTGTTGCCTCGGTGGCCTACAACCAGTTGCGTGACAGTACACCCTCCGTATCATTTACGCCCCAGGTGGTAGCAGTACCCGGCTCGGATGCGAAACCAAAGGTCCAAACCAACATTTCCGAGCCTGTCCCTGCAAAGGCTGAGGAGATACAGACCAAAGAGGTAGGACAAGAGCCAACGGCTACGACGCAAGGCCCTGAAGAAGAGCCCAGAATGCCCAATATCCCTCTGTTCACCTTGGATGGGAATGAGACTACGTTTGCGCAAGTCAGCCAAGGAAAGCCCGTGGTGATCAACTACTTTGCCTCGTGGTGCCCACCCTGCAAGCAGGAACTTCCCCATTTCCAGAAAGAATACGACACCTATAAGGACCAAATAAGCTTTATTTTCCTGGATGCACTAGACGGCCAGCGAGAGACTCTGGAGACGGTAAAGGCCTTCATCCGCGACTTCCCGTTTACCGGACCGGTCTATTACGATGAAGGCCTTTTTGCCTATATATTCCAGACCAACAGCCTACCTACAACAGTGTTCATCAATGCTGATGGTACGTTGGCAAATGGATATTTGGGTTTTGTAAGTGAGTCAGTTCTTCAGGAAAACCTGGATAGCCTGCTTACACAAGAGTAA
- the trhA gene encoding PAQR family membrane homeostasis protein TrhA: MTFTQWLEKHITLHTYDDPNAERENAITHVVGVALACVAFVAILLRLPSIESPALRLGMVVWALSMILLYGASALYHALPYGNAKRICRILDHSNIYFLIAGTYTPLMLSINTSIAYKVVILVWAIALLGIVFTLVFWGKLKALHVLLYLAMGWLIVIFWKDIVPFLPQGLLGWVIAAGLTYSIGVIFYASKRIPHYHAIWHLFCIGGSALFFAGYMITLV; encoded by the coding sequence ATGACATTCACGCAATGGCTCGAAAAGCATATTACTTTGCATACGTATGACGACCCGAACGCTGAAAGGGAGAACGCAATCACCCACGTGGTGGGCGTCGCTTTGGCATGTGTTGCCTTTGTGGCAATTCTCTTACGGCTGCCATCGATAGAGTCACCTGCACTACGCTTGGGCATGGTAGTCTGGGCGCTTAGCATGATACTGCTGTATGGAGCCTCAGCGCTCTATCACGCTCTTCCCTACGGTAATGCAAAGCGCATCTGCAGAATTCTCGATCATAGCAACATCTATTTCCTCATTGCCGGGACCTATACACCCCTGATGCTCTCGATCAACACGAGCATAGCATACAAGGTGGTTATTCTGGTCTGGGCGATTGCCCTGCTGGGAATAGTATTCACCCTTGTTTTCTGGGGAAAGCTGAAAGCCTTGCATGTACTCTTATACTTGGCGATGGGTTGGTTGATCGTAATTTTCTGGAAGGACATCGTTCCCTTTCTGCCACAAGGGCTCTTGGGTTGGGTGATTGCAGCTGGATTGACCTACAGTATAGGAGTCATATTTTACGCAAGCAAACGCATCCCCCACTACCATGCCATTTGGCATCTGTTCTGTATCGGGGGAAGTGCGCTGTTCTTTGCGGGGTATATGATTACTCTTGTGTAA
- a CDS encoding amino acid ABC transporter ATP-binding protein, with the protein MARIRIEDLSKDYITTNHTVVKAVRHANLTVEHGEVVVIIGPSGSGKSTLLRSVNKLEHPTGGKIFIDEDEVTDPDVDLRKIREEVGMVFQSFNLFPHLSVMENITLAPLKVKKLSKKEAEKQAMDLLRLVGLEEKAQVYPPQLSGGQQQRVAIARALAMQPKVMLFDEPTSALDPEMIKEVLDVMLKLAKSGMTMLLVTHEMGFARAAADKVVFMDEGNIVEIGKPDQMFSNPTNERTKLFLEHIL; encoded by the coding sequence ATGGCTAGAATACGCATTGAAGATCTCTCCAAAGATTATATTACTACCAACCATACCGTGGTGAAGGCTGTCAGACATGCCAACCTAACGGTTGAGCACGGGGAGGTTGTGGTTATCATCGGACCTTCGGGCAGTGGGAAATCCACACTGCTGCGCAGCGTAAATAAACTCGAACATCCTACCGGAGGAAAAATCTTCATCGATGAGGATGAGGTGACCGATCCCGATGTCGACCTCAGAAAAATTCGTGAGGAAGTAGGCATGGTATTCCAATCCTTCAACCTTTTTCCTCATCTTTCGGTGATGGAGAACATCACCCTTGCTCCGCTTAAGGTTAAGAAGCTCTCCAAAAAAGAAGCTGAGAAGCAAGCCATGGATTTGCTGAGGTTGGTCGGACTTGAGGAAAAAGCCCAAGTCTACCCTCCCCAGCTCTCCGGAGGGCAACAACAGCGCGTAGCGATCGCCCGGGCTTTGGCGATGCAACCAAAAGTAATGCTCTTTGATGAACCGACCAGTGCATTGGACCCGGAGATGATCAAGGAGGTTCTGGATGTCATGCTCAAGCTTGCCAAGAGCGGCATGACGATGCTGTTGGTTACCCATGAAATGGGATTCGCCAGGGCTGCCGCAGACAAGGTGGTCTTCATGGATGAGGGAAACATTGTTGAGATCGGCAAACCCGATCAGATGTTCAGCAATCCCACGAACGAACGCACCAAACTTTTTTTGGAGCATATTCTCTGA
- a CDS encoding amino acid ABC transporter permease, whose translation MEHTPTDIDEYKLQAVRKKVVSVDPNAQKKKPLTIQMTDGVLIPRKDDGHILNSWRITFFSAIALLAALVIFKPKPYMDIFLVTIKGAPVTFQATIFAIIGALVIGTITGLGSVSKKRWVNMVSGVYVELIRGIPLLVQLIFIYYAMGRFFKIEGMIAAVVALSICFGAYMGEIVRAGIQAIPKGQMEAAIALGLSRSQAFRYVILPQTIKVVLPAIGNEFISMLKDSSLVSTIALSDILRKGREYISRTFLSLETMLVVALIYLIITLLLSRLVGMLEERLHENG comes from the coding sequence ATGGAACATACACCTACTGATATTGACGAGTACAAACTGCAAGCGGTTCGAAAGAAAGTAGTTTCCGTCGATCCCAATGCCCAAAAAAAGAAACCTCTCACCATCCAGATGACTGATGGAGTGCTCATCCCCCGCAAGGACGACGGGCACATACTCAACTCTTGGAGAATTACATTCTTCAGTGCGATTGCTTTGCTTGCTGCACTGGTTATTTTCAAACCCAAACCGTACATGGATATTTTCCTGGTAACAATCAAGGGTGCACCGGTAACCTTCCAAGCAACCATTTTTGCCATCATCGGGGCCTTGGTCATCGGCACCATCACCGGCCTAGGATCGGTGAGTAAGAAAAGATGGGTCAACATGGTAAGCGGCGTATATGTCGAACTTATCAGAGGCATCCCTCTTTTGGTCCAGTTGATCTTCATCTATTACGCAATGGGAAGGTTCTTCAAGATTGAAGGCATGATTGCAGCCGTTGTGGCCCTGTCAATCTGCTTTGGCGCCTATATGGGTGAAATTGTACGAGCAGGCATTCAGGCTATTCCCAAAGGCCAGATGGAAGCCGCAATCGCTTTAGGGCTGTCCCGCTCGCAGGCGTTCCGGTATGTAATACTTCCCCAGACCATCAAGGTCGTCCTGCCGGCAATAGGCAACGAGTTCATCTCCATGCTGAAGGATTCCTCATTGGTTTCCACGATTGCACTGAGCGACATCCTGCGCAAAGGCAGGGAGTATATCTCCAGAACCTTCCTTTCGCTTGAGACCATGTTGGTCGTTGCCCTCATCTATCTCATCATCACCCTCCTGCTCTCCCGCCTGGTTGGCATGCTGGAGGAAAGGTTGCACGAAAATGGCTAG
- a CDS encoding basic amino acid ABC transporter substrate-binding protein, protein MKKLGTLALIILLVGSAFLFAQGQKESTKSYVFAANCAWPPLEFVDEKGDVVGFEIDLVNEIAKVNNVQITIRNVAWEGIFAGLANGAYDAVASGVSVTEERKATMDFSTPIMIITQAILAPIADTTLSNTASLNGKVVGVQLGTTGHIFLDDFMKQNPSFKATIKAYDEIGFAIEDMLNGNLQAVVTDSVIASDFVLSNPNYASKLKVAGSASDLGDPEPIAIAMLKGNKEVLDLVNNGLKQIEESGKMAELKKKWNIL, encoded by the coding sequence ATGAAAAAGCTTGGAACCCTCGCTCTGATCATTTTGCTCGTAGGCTCTGCATTCCTTTTTGCCCAGGGGCAGAAAGAGAGCACAAAATCGTACGTCTTTGCAGCAAACTGCGCTTGGCCTCCGCTCGAGTTCGTCGATGAGAAAGGGGATGTCGTCGGCTTTGAAATCGATCTGGTCAATGAGATTGCAAAGGTGAACAATGTACAGATCACCATCCGCAACGTAGCATGGGAAGGCATTTTTGCAGGTCTCGCAAACGGTGCTTACGATGCAGTGGCAAGCGGTGTTTCGGTAACCGAGGAACGCAAGGCAACCATGGACTTCTCCACTCCCATCATGATCATCACCCAGGCTATCCTGGCACCGATTGCAGACACAACACTCTCCAATACCGCAAGCCTCAACGGCAAGGTCGTCGGCGTTCAGCTTGGTACCACCGGACATATTTTCCTCGACGATTTCATGAAGCAGAATCCTTCCTTCAAGGCTACCATCAAGGCGTATGACGAGATTGGCTTTGCCATCGAGGATATGCTCAACGGCAATCTGCAGGCTGTGGTCACCGACAGTGTCATTGCAAGCGACTTTGTATTATCCAATCCCAACTATGCCAGCAAACTGAAGGTGGCGGGAAGTGCAAGTGACCTTGGAGATCCCGAACCGATTGCCATCGCCATGCTCAAGGGAAACAAGGAAGTACTTGATTTGGTGAACAACGGTCTGAAGCAGATTGAAGAGAGCGGCAAGATGGCCGAACTGAAAAAGAAGTGGAACATCCTGTAA
- a CDS encoding basic amino acid ABC transporter substrate-binding protein, with the protein MKKTLLIISILALATTLMFAQGKKEDKSGYIFASDATWPPLEFVENGQLTGFEVELMPLIGEKVGTQMSVKNIPWDTIFAGLANGAYDGVASGVTVTEERKASMDFSTPILTAGQVVIIRSSDSAKVKGIGDLTNKKIGVQIGTTGDFALENYPVQRKAYDDIGLAIEDLLNGNVDAAVCDSLIASDFVLANENYKNRLMVAGAPFTEEDIAIAVQKGNKTLLDLINKGLELAKADGSFDALKQKWNLL; encoded by the coding sequence ATGAAAAAAACACTACTGATCATCTCAATCCTCGCTCTGGCGACCACGTTGATGTTCGCACAGGGAAAGAAAGAAGATAAAAGCGGATATATCTTCGCATCCGACGCTACCTGGCCTCCCCTCGAATTTGTGGAAAATGGGCAGCTCACCGGCTTTGAAGTCGAGCTGATGCCTCTTATCGGCGAGAAGGTTGGCACCCAGATGAGCGTGAAGAATATCCCTTGGGACACAATTTTCGCAGGGCTGGCAAATGGGGCGTATGATGGAGTCGCCAGTGGAGTAACCGTGACAGAAGAACGCAAGGCTTCCATGGATTTTTCCACTCCCATCCTTACTGCCGGTCAGGTGGTAATCATCCGAAGCAGCGACAGCGCCAAGGTAAAGGGTATCGGCGACCTCACGAATAAGAAAATCGGCGTACAGATCGGCACCACCGGTGACTTTGCCTTGGAGAACTACCCTGTTCAGAGAAAAGCCTATGACGATATCGGGCTTGCCATCGAAGACCTGTTGAACGGCAACGTTGATGCAGCGGTGTGTGACTCCCTGATTGCAAGTGACTTTGTCCTTGCCAATGAGAACTATAAGAATCGCTTGATGGTTGCAGGTGCTCCGTTTACCGAAGAGGATATCGCCATTGCTGTTCAGAAGGGCAACAAGACCCTTCTTGATCTGATCAACAAGGGTCTCGAACTTGCCAAGGCTGATGGTAGCTTCGACGCATTGAAGCAGAAGTGGAATTTGCTGTAA
- a CDS encoding divergent PAP2 family protein: MNNDLFGNAPFLSAALSFFLAQLLKPFVNALFERRFDWHLLISTGGMPSSHTAGVIALVTSIALTQGIGTVYFAIAATFAAVVIHDAMGIRRAAGKQAEVINEWSRILSDIHREGQFTPENLKTMLGHSFSQVLGGTFLGLIVGLFITNAIVGL, from the coding sequence ATGAACAACGACTTGTTTGGCAATGCCCCCTTTCTTTCAGCAGCCCTCTCATTTTTCCTTGCGCAACTGCTCAAGCCGTTCGTCAATGCCTTGTTTGAGCGCCGCTTCGATTGGCATTTGCTTATCAGCACAGGCGGGATGCCCTCCAGTCATACGGCAGGAGTCATCGCATTGGTGACCAGCATCGCCCTCACCCAAGGCATCGGGACCGTCTACTTTGCCATAGCAGCAACCTTCGCTGCAGTTGTCATCCACGATGCCATGGGTATCAGAAGGGCGGCAGGCAAGCAAGCCGAGGTCATCAACGAATGGAGCAGAATCCTCAGCGATATCCATCGGGAAGGCCAATTCACCCCGGAGAATCTGAAGACCATGTTGGGCCACTCTTTCAGCCAAGTGCTGGGTGGAACCTTTCTTGGCCTTATTGTGGGTTTATTCATCACAAACGCCATCGTAGGGTTGTAA
- a CDS encoding MFS transporter, with the protein MYLSSSKTDTIQFWVLNVSSFLAQLTIAMVNLALVYHLRRVFALSADRIGLAASISPATYLVFCILLSPYTIHYRPRHLVQLSLLGMAFAVYLFVSTHSLPVAYLALALYGGFMSLLWPQIEGWFSRGKEGASLNRVANAFNFSWSFGVGVSSYIAGLLVEFSTTMPFFVGLAIFGVVYLIISISSALVPGIRAVQSEHTENKTNSKIDQSTPFRFYAWAGIIALYSGMSVILTIFPLYAQDVLGISESQTGLLLLIRGVATCLSFLALGKLEFWHFKKRYIFLVQILFALFCLLATSFTSPIPYAFFFLVFGFLFAFAYDQSMFHGASGSVNRSQRMIIHEVLLTIGTILGAVGGGYVYEHLSFSRLLFVVAICALVLVSVEMAIALFWERRKH; encoded by the coding sequence ATGTACCTATCGTCCTCAAAAACAGACACCATCCAATTCTGGGTCCTGAACGTCTCCTCTTTTCTCGCACAATTGACCATTGCCATGGTCAACCTTGCTCTGGTGTACCACCTCAGACGTGTTTTCGCCCTAAGTGCAGACCGTATCGGCCTTGCCGCTTCCATCAGCCCTGCCACCTACCTTGTATTTTGCATTCTTCTCTCTCCTTATACTATTCATTACCGGCCACGCCACTTGGTACAACTGTCACTGTTGGGCATGGCTTTTGCAGTATACCTCTTTGTCAGCACGCATTCTTTGCCGGTTGCCTATCTTGCCCTGGCGCTCTATGGCGGTTTCATGAGCCTTTTATGGCCGCAGATTGAAGGATGGTTTTCCCGTGGGAAAGAAGGGGCAAGCCTCAATAGGGTAGCGAATGCGTTCAATTTCTCCTGGTCTTTCGGGGTGGGGGTAAGCTCGTATATTGCAGGTCTCTTGGTTGAGTTTTCCACGACGATGCCGTTTTTTGTCGGCTTGGCAATATTCGGTGTCGTCTATCTCATCATTTCAATCAGTAGTGCTTTGGTGCCGGGTATCCGAGCTGTTCAGAGTGAGCACACCGAGAACAAAACCAATTCCAAAATCGATCAGAGCACCCCGTTTCGCTTTTATGCCTGGGCTGGAATTATCGCCCTGTACAGTGGCATGAGCGTAATTCTTACCATTTTCCCTCTCTATGCCCAGGATGTGCTTGGCATCAGTGAAAGCCAGACCGGCCTGCTGCTGCTCATACGCGGTGTGGCAACCTGCCTCTCCTTTCTCGCTTTGGGAAAGCTTGAGTTCTGGCATTTCAAAAAGCGCTATATTTTCCTGGTTCAGATTCTCTTTGCCCTGTTCTGTCTTCTGGCTACCAGCTTTACATCCCCGATTCCGTACGCGTTCTTCTTTTTGGTATTCGGTTTTCTGTTTGCCTTCGCCTACGACCAAAGCATGTTTCATGGTGCAAGCGGCAGTGTCAACCGCTCCCAGCGCATGATAATCCACGAGGTTCTGCTTACCATCGGCACCATTTTGGGAGCTGTGGGGGGAGGGTATGTGTATGAACATCTTTCCTTTTCACGGCTTTTATTCGTGGTCGCCATCTGCGCGCTTGTTTTGGTGAGTGTTGAGATGGCAATTGCATTGTTTTGGGAACGGAGGAAGCATTAG
- a CDS encoding aconitate hydratase produces the protein MGKTLTEKILLSHVKEGTLETGKPIGILIDQTLTQDATGTMAYLQFEAMGLARVQNELAVSYVDHNTIQVGYENADDHRYLQTVAAAKGVIFSRPGNGICHQVHLERFGKPGKTMLGSDSHTPTGGGIGMIAIGAGGLDVAVAMAGGPFHLISPKVIEIRLTGKLRPWVAAKDVILTVLEHYGVKGNVNCIFEYTGTGVASMEVPERATICNMGAECGVTTSIFPSDEKTRIFLKAQGREEDWVALSSDEDASYDGLFEIDLSTLEPKMACPHSPGNIEKVSKLAGKRVEQVLIGSCTNSSYADMKKVADILDGHTVAEHVSLGIAPGSREVLLMLSKDGSLGKFIQSGARILESACGFCIGNHQSPGTEGVSLRTSNRNFEGRSGTKSGQVYLVSPETAALAAITGVFTDPLSDHGIPYPKVVHPTQFLVDDSMIVFPPEDGSKVEIFRGPNIGEPPKNTALKEHLEGYVTIKVGDKITTDHIMPAGSRLKYRSNIPVYSKYVFEPIDEHFSQRCTENQDRGKDNFIVAGSSYGQGSSREHAAICPMYLGVKAVIAVSIERIHQNNLCNFGIIPLTFLHEEDYAKFEANDELLLENVKEQIKGGEVVLKNKTRSTEITLCCDITDEQRSMLISGGLLNILKERA, from the coding sequence ATGGGCAAGACGCTGACAGAAAAAATTCTTCTTTCACACGTGAAGGAGGGAACGCTTGAGACTGGAAAGCCGATAGGCATTCTCATCGACCAAACACTGACCCAGGATGCTACAGGCACGATGGCGTATCTCCAATTTGAAGCAATGGGCTTGGCCCGTGTGCAGAATGAACTGGCAGTAAGCTATGTCGACCACAATACCATTCAAGTCGGTTATGAAAATGCCGATGACCATCGGTACCTGCAAACGGTAGCAGCCGCAAAAGGCGTAATTTTCTCCCGTCCGGGCAACGGCATCTGCCATCAGGTTCATTTGGAACGCTTCGGCAAACCCGGTAAGACCATGCTTGGAAGCGACAGCCATACTCCTACCGGAGGTGGCATCGGTATGATCGCCATCGGAGCCGGAGGCTTGGATGTTGCAGTCGCCATGGCCGGTGGTCCCTTCCATCTCATCAGCCCCAAGGTTATCGAAATCAGGCTTACCGGAAAACTACGCCCTTGGGTGGCTGCAAAGGATGTAATCCTAACCGTTCTTGAACACTACGGGGTGAAAGGCAATGTGAATTGCATTTTCGAGTACACCGGGACAGGCGTTGCCTCTATGGAAGTGCCTGAGCGCGCCACCATCTGCAATATGGGAGCCGAGTGCGGAGTTACCACCAGTATTTTCCCTTCCGATGAGAAAACCAGGATCTTCCTCAAAGCCCAGGGCAGGGAAGAGGACTGGGTTGCTTTATCTAGCGATGAGGATGCCTCCTACGACGGCCTTTTTGAGATCGACCTATCGACGCTTGAACCCAAAATGGCTTGTCCGCATTCACCGGGAAACATTGAGAAGGTTTCCAAGCTTGCCGGCAAGCGTGTCGAGCAGGTTCTTATCGGTTCCTGCACCAACTCAAGCTATGCAGACATGAAGAAGGTAGCCGATATTTTGGATGGCCACACGGTAGCAGAGCATGTGAGTCTGGGTATTGCACCCGGAAGCCGCGAGGTACTGTTGATGCTCAGCAAAGACGGCTCGTTGGGCAAGTTCATCCAAAGTGGTGCACGCATTCTCGAAAGTGCCTGTGGGTTTTGCATCGGCAACCATCAGAGCCCCGGAACCGAAGGGGTGAGCTTGAGGACAAGCAACCGAAACTTCGAAGGACGAAGCGGCACCAAGAGTGGACAAGTCTACCTTGTAAGTCCCGAGACTGCTGCCTTGGCGGCAATTACCGGGGTGTTCACCGACCCGCTCAGTGATCACGGTATTCCTTACCCGAAAGTAGTGCATCCGACCCAATTTCTGGTTGATGACTCCATGATTGTATTTCCCCCAGAGGATGGCTCGAAGGTGGAAATCTTCCGCGGTCCCAATATCGGCGAACCTCCCAAGAATACTGCATTGAAAGAGCATTTGGAGGGGTACGTAACCATCAAGGTTGGGGACAAAATCACCACGGACCATATTATGCCGGCGGGGAGTCGACTCAAGTACCGCTCCAATATTCCCGTATACTCCAAGTATGTCTTTGAACCGATCGATGAACACTTCAGTCAGCGATGTACCGAAAATCAGGACAGGGGCAAGGACAACTTCATTGTTGCCGGTTCTTCGTACGGCCAAGGTTCCAGTCGTGAACATGCCGCCATTTGTCCGATGTACCTGGGAGTGAAGGCAGTCATCGCTGTTTCGATCGAGCGCATCCACCAGAACAATCTCTGCAACTTCGGCATCATTCCGCTTACCTTCCTCCATGAAGAGGATTATGCAAAATTTGAAGCCAACGATGAATTGCTGCTGGAAAACGTGAAAGAGCAAATCAAAGGCGGTGAAGTGGTACTGAAAAACAAGACAAGGAGTACCGAGATCACCCTCTGTTGCGATATCACCGATGAACAGCGCAGCATGCTCATCAGCGGTGGGTTGCTCAACATTTTGAAGGAGAGAGCTTGA
- the icd gene encoding NADP-dependent isocitrate dehydrogenase — protein MDKAISIENGKLSVPDHVTIPCIEGDGVGPEITSVMKNVVDQAVQKAYQGRRSIQFIEVLAGQKAKDTVGTYLPEETMEAVNTYKVAIKGPLTTPVGKGIRSLNVTLRQSLDLYVCLRPVEYFAGVPSPVKHPEKVDMVVFRENTEDIYAGIEWEAGSSGVQKVLNFLTDEMGVKNIRFPNSSALGIKPVSREGSERLIRSAITYALEHNRRNVTLVHKGNIMKFTEGGFNAWGYELAKREFGAQEDAKKRVFIPRTEGEPLYIQDCICDAFLQNILLKPEAYDVIATLNLNGDYVSDALAAEVGGIGIAPGANINYDNGYAIFEATHGTAPDIAGKDLVNPLSLVLSAVMMLNYLGWDEAASLIKCAVGKAIEAGAVTSDFYQAMVKEGRACTQLGTQAFGQRLVALL, from the coding sequence ATGGACAAAGCGATTAGCATAGAAAACGGTAAGCTTTCGGTACCCGATCACGTAACCATTCCCTGTATTGAAGGCGATGGTGTCGGTCCTGAGATCACCAGCGTCATGAAAAACGTTGTCGACCAAGCTGTTCAAAAAGCTTACCAGGGAAGGCGCTCGATCCAATTCATCGAAGTACTGGCAGGCCAAAAAGCCAAGGATACCGTAGGCACCTACCTCCCCGAAGAGACTATGGAAGCAGTCAATACCTATAAGGTAGCTATCAAGGGGCCGCTTACCACCCCGGTCGGCAAGGGTATCAGATCGCTGAATGTAACGTTGCGCCAAAGTCTGGACCTCTATGTATGCCTGAGGCCGGTGGAATATTTTGCCGGTGTTCCCTCACCAGTGAAACACCCTGAGAAGGTCGATATGGTGGTATTCCGTGAGAATACTGAGGATATTTACGCCGGTATCGAGTGGGAGGCGGGAAGCAGTGGTGTACAGAAGGTTCTGAACTTTCTTACCGATGAGATGGGGGTGAAAAACATTCGCTTTCCCAACAGCAGTGCACTGGGCATAAAGCCCGTAAGCCGTGAGGGCAGTGAACGTTTGATCCGCTCGGCGATTACCTATGCCCTTGAACACAACCGACGCAATGTTACGCTGGTGCACAAGGGTAACATTATGAAGTTTACAGAAGGAGGGTTCAACGCCTGGGGGTATGAGCTTGCCAAACGTGAGTTTGGTGCCCAGGAGGATGCGAAGAAACGCGTATTCATTCCCCGAACAGAGGGAGAACCTTTATATATCCAGGACTGCATCTGTGATGCCTTTTTACAGAATATCCTGCTCAAGCCTGAGGCCTACGATGTGATAGCCACCTTGAACCTCAACGGTGACTATGTCTCCGATGCCTTGGCGGCGGAAGTAGGGGGGATCGGTATTGCTCCAGGGGCAAATATCAATTATGACAATGGGTATGCAATTTTTGAAGCTACTCACGGGACAGCCCCCGATATTGCAGGCAAAGACTTGGTCAACCCGCTCTCCCTGGTCCTTTCGGCAGTGATGATGCTCAATTATCTGGGATGGGATGAAGCTGCTTCCCTGATCAAGTGTGCGGTTGGAAAGGCCATTGAGGCTGGCGCTGTAACGTCTGATTTCTACCAAGCGATGGTCAAGGAAGGAAGGGCCTGCACCCAGTTGGGGACGCAAGCTTTCGGCCAAAGGTTGGTTGCGTTACTCTAA